In Oreochromis aureus strain Israel breed Guangdong linkage group 22, ZZ_aureus, whole genome shotgun sequence, the genomic window GTTCATATTAGGATCAGCGATGACTGAGGGGATTGCTGACATATGAGGAGCTGAGAAAATCCATGCTGCTAAACACAAATTTCATGAATGAACTACACAGCATTTGAAATATTGAAATGCTCCATCTGACATTTGACactaattttaatttaacaaaGTAACCTTGCTTGGTCTAATGTCAGAGCCAGTCAGGGTCAAGCAAAGCTAGAATACACAGGCTTGTCTCACTGGATGCAACACAGTTTTTTTatatcttaaaatattttttttttagtgacaATGTTACCTGAACTGCCTTTAGCTCTGCAATCTAAAGaacatgttttttattattcacAGGCATAAAGCTAGAgtttgacaaacatgttttatcatcCAGGTGGAAACAGTTCATTCAGTGCAACAAACGTTACAAGCCAAACTGCTTATAATGTGAAAAAGACGTATTTATAGATCTTTATTTAATCGGAAGCTTTCAGATGTCCAGGAAGAAAATGTGTGAATGACAAGTGTGAACATAGAGGAAACCTCTTCCTGCCAGGTTGCTATGTCGGTGTGCTGCTCTCGCAATCTTTCATTGATTTTAACATCAATCGTCTTatttaacacaaacaaaaagtttAATTTTGAAAGCCAAGACATTTTCATATAAACCACAGAGGGTATCTTCTTATATATTAAAGGATTGAATGCAAGTTATAGAGGCCCAAGATTGTTTTTTGATATTGATACCAAGTTTCAAAACTAAATCTAATTGATACCATTGCCTAAACTGATAATTGGTAATtgtctttttttggtttttttgaatAATGATTTAAAAGTGTAAATTCATTGTAAATATAAACTGTATTAAAAAGCTACTTGACTATTAGTAATTATGACCAATATTGGTTTCtaattgttaatatttttttaattacattgtTATCACATTGTGTAAAATGTCgtaattactttttaatgtattttatccTACTCAGTAATAGActgtaaaaatgtcattttgaaGACACTTGTATACAAAACATTTCATATGACATCATGAAGTAATCAATGCCAAGCTGAGAGAACGAGGACACGGACCACAGTCTCCAGGTACCTCCCACCCCACTCTCAAAAACAATTATTATATATCCATAAAATTTCAACTTAATTGTAACCATTTAAATGATGTTTACATATGAATCAGACTTTATCCGTTGGGCATTTATAAATTAGGTGTAACTCTTCAGTAACCAGCCAGACAGTTGTGATGTAGCAAGAGAGCCAAAGTTGATGAGCAAGTGCACAAAACAGCCAAGCAATGACAAAGTCAAGAACAACTTTTTCAAATGTTTGTTATCTTAAATACCCTTTGTGTATTTAACGTTGCGCATCACTTTCAGGGTCAAAGTATCAATAGTTTATTGAACAGCTTGATGCACAAACTGCCAAAAACGATTGCACTAATGTACACCAGGTCATCATCCAGCAAATGCCTCGTCTATGAGGGGAAAACCCCCACTCAGCACAGCCACACATGCCCGGGGGTGTGACCCGACCAGTCACCCAGTGAAATTTGCCCCTTTAGTGATGCTGGCAATTGATCGATCTACAGCCGTGTGGATTGTGACTATGCAGATTTCTTGTAAATCTAGTGGAGTTTTTCTCAGAAGTTTAGTGATCTACAAAGGCGCTACAAGCAAGTATTTAATTGTAGTAATTCAAAGGGCAGACATAGTTTGACATCTTCAGGTAATTCAATTCAAGTCAATGTTGTTTTTATACAGTACCAAATCGCAACAGTTGCCTCAGGGCGCTTTATATcataaggtaaagactctacagtCATATAATATCTTGATGTAGaagttaaaatattttagaaaatattaaaatgtaatgaCAATTTTGAACATTAGCCTTGTTTTTACATACTGCTTCACAATTTCTTACAAACTAattactaaataatattttattgtttaagaGTAAAGTTTTATTAATTGTTTGtaatttcttgtttgtttatttgttccaAAGAAACAGTGAAATCCTCCTATTACACTATCTTTGACAATGTAagtaaaatgttttcagtttatgACTATCATTCAGCAAAGGCAATACGGGCAGATCGCACTGTTGGGCCTGTTTATAAATACACGTGAACTGAATAATTATTCTGATTTTTACTGATTTCTTTAAgtaaaatgaaacaggaaacactgcGATGCTGGATATTAGCATCACGTAAGTTTATAATGTATGTTTGAACAATTCCTTTCAACTGATCATTAAAAACATGTGGTACAACTTAAAAATCAGGGTTAGGCTTTAAACTTATAatgcaaatacaaaataaaacaatgccTAATGAGTGCAGCATCCAGTGAAttcaaatttgacattttagtgcaaattaaaAATTAGTTGGCTTTTGTTGGATTGTTATTGCCGCCCCAGTGCCGTGATGTCTTTATGACACTTACCTTATGCATATTCAAGCAGGCAGGTCACTTTGAAATGAATAGAAGCCAAACCTGAAGCGTTGCAGAATCCCAGCACTTTCTCTGTTTCAGCTGAAATGGTTAAAATCTGACAGGGGAGCCCCACAGAGGCAGGAACCCTGCTCCCATCCACTTTCATTTATGTTTCCTGAAGCACAGCAGATGTGTTGTATCTCAATTTTCCTCTTGTCATCCCTCTCACTGTCCACCTCTCAGCTcagatttgtgtctcctctctcctctccactTGTCTACTTCTCATCTCCTCAGCCACTCTTGTCGTCGcttattataaaaaaaagtggACAAAGACTTCTATCTTGCTCTTCGTCTGCATTTGCCCTTTTGTTCTGCACATATTTTCCTCGGATGATCTTCTCATTAACCTAAAAAGACAATTCCTTTCCTCAGGCCTCCTCCAAACCTTGCTCATATTAATACCTTTTATTGTGATTCTCTCTGGAAGTGGTTTGTAGAAAAAGGTCAGAATTTAAATATGACTAGCTCCTGAGATCCCCCGCAGATGTATGAAATGAAGCACTGTcaaacattattttaatttcttaCCCCATGTATTTGGGTCAATTTTGCCTTTCTGTGTTCAGTTTTGGAACAATATTTGTACTTTTGTATTTCCGTTGATTCACTGAGGTTGGCATTTTGTTCTTAGCTGGCTACATGTTTTTCACTGCTTCaggctgtgtgtgttgttttttgatTAAAAACTGCTCCAGCGTGCTCACACAGAATGCAACAGAAAGAGTAAACCCCGTCAGCAGCTCCCACCGGTCCCGTACAGTGGCCCATGAGGGATAGTATTTCTattaatacataaatatatttgaCAGTTCAGTGTATGTATTATGAATTACCTGTTTTAGCTTCTCGTTTTAATTTTCATAGGCATTGAGGGCATATTTGAACCACTGAATTGTGATGGAATTAAATGACTTATACAAGACTGCAGCCATCTGAACATTTAAACACTTAGCAGTCTGGAAAAAAATGGATTGAACTTTGTATTTTGGGTATAATTTTGTAATGTTTTCTATGATGACTTTCTAACATACCCTTAGCTGTTTCTTAGTTGTTTCTCTCTCAAATAAGAATAAAGGCAAATTtcctaaaacaaatacaataagAAATAGTCATTGCAGCCTAAGTGCATCATAAAAGTTATGCATATTAACAGTCTTCAGTTTGAATGTCTACATCAGCTGCAGTAAAATGAAAGATCAGGAAGTGATTAAAACAGAGAATTGTATAAAAGGTAGAGACTCTATATAAACAATGACTGTCACCACCATgacatcacccactggtttgGATTGTATTTTTAAGCTTTAACTCGAGTATTTTAACTGTCGCCATGTTGGTTTTAGAGCCAGGAGTTACCATATTTAGACAAGTGCATATATGGTATCAGGTAACGCTAGTAAATTTATTAGAAACTTGTATCCATAAGCTGTATGGGTGAACAGAGATACACTTATCTGCTAATTAGAACATACTGAAGCGTCAGACTACTAAATCACTAAATCACCAAAACTGAAACATACTGAACATCTACACTGCACAATAGGCCACATTATTAAACAGATAATTCCAAATAAAAATACTCCAAAAGggaccaacagcacaaacaacagGGAAGGGTTCAGTTCAGTGACACTTAGCAGAGGTGAGGCCAGCAGACTCCAATCATTTGTATCCATCTTTGTCGGCCTCTAACTCCAGTGAGTGAAAATTATCCATAGAAGCCAGGCTTTTTTGTCTCAGGCTGTAAACGTGCTGATTTCTGTTGGGAGTCattggtttcatttttcagccccaGAGGACGACTCTGGATAGAAATACTAGAAGTATTGGGCAAATGCATGGAGTTAGAGTACTAGTATTACTAAATTTATAATTGAAATCCTTTATTTTAGTACTGCTGGGTAACTTATCCTACAAGCAAGGCATTTACATTAACAGGAAAATATTCATGGCTCCGTCAGCATCCCAATAATATCGTAGTTTAAACTTGATTAGTATTATGTGCCAGCCCTGCCTTCTGCAGACggctgattttattttctgtgttcttGTCAGACATCAGTTTCCTTCCCCGCCCAGCCATGGTGTGGTGTGAGCGAGGGATCCAGGTGCTGTTGACCACCATGGGAGCTTTTGCAGCTTTTGCACTGATGACAGTGGCTATTGGAACTGACTACTGGCTGTACGCCCGGGCCTTCATCTGCAACAGCACAGCCAACTCATCACAGGAGGACTCCAACAATAAGGACAAGAAAGATCCTGGGGCGCTCACCCACTCCGGCCTCTGGAGGATTTGCTGCCTGGAAGGTACAGTtggttgtgtgtctgtttgcatATTTGAGACCGTGAGATGCTTTCAGTGCGCTGTGGGATGAATTTTGGTGTGTTTCTCATGTGTTTGTCACCAGAGGGCCTTGGCGAGGTCAGTGTGCTCATGAGACATACATAGGTGTCTTGTTCACTAACCCAGCCATATCCACACACAGTGTCTATGTTGCTCTACTTTTCTCTATCTTATTCATCACTACATTagcattttgtaatttttatcaAGCCAGCCATAGTAGCATATGACTGGTAAGGTGCAAGGTGCAAGAATTAGAAGTTGCTGCCACATGATGCTGGCTTCACTTTTCCAGCCTGCTTGGCTTGATTGTAATGACATTCATACTATAAATAATATAGCCACAGTTTATTGCATTACATCTGTTGAACAAATTACATCTATAGACCCTAACTGTGTGGTTTCTGCTCGAGTGAATAAAGCTCCACAGTTTGGTACTGGACCACAGACAAAACAAGTTGGTCTGGGGTGTGCAGGCCGTGTAGGACATGCTATTAAGCTGCTTCAGCCACACATGTTGTACACCTCCACCCCACCTCTTCCTTTATGCTCTGTCTGACTCGATCAATATATCTGAACGGGGCTCTTGCTGCTGCTCTAACTGTCTTCAGCTTTTCATATAGGCTCCTGGAAGTGCAGCGAAGTCCCAGAACAAAACTGCCAAATATAATCGCCTTCTGATGGAAATAGCAATCTTCTGTTGACTAAAGTGTTAAATttgttattaataaaaaaacgATTGGgatttaatattttgttttgatttagGCATAAAAAGCACCCTGGTCACGGTTCAGGCAACACTGTTGTTTTgataataaactgcattttaagtCAAAGCTGGCTCTTCCCATATTAAAGCAGAGCATGACGCCAGTGCCTGAACATAATTATAACAACATTTTAAATCTAGTAATCTAGATTGTATGTTAAACTGCAGTTGCAAGGCTATAAAGTTCCCACTCATTTACATTATGTGAATAGAGTGGATGTAGAAGCTTTTACGGTATGCTATATGATGCTCATGAATGTAACCAGAGACCACAGTGCACCCTGTTGTCACCTGTTCACACCGATAGCACCAATGCACATCTCTTAATGTCTCAGATAATCTGAGACATTAAGAGATGTGCAGCTGTTGCTGTACCTACAATGGACAATAGTTTATTTAAATATGATAgcaatgaacataaaaagtatttgtgtttttcacatttcagaTTCCACACATCCTTCAATATAAACGTCATTATATTATCAAGTCAGTAAACgtcttctttcattttcaggTTTAAGTGTAATGTTCAAAAAGCAACAGACAACAATTAAAAGGCCAAACTGTCTCAGAGCATCTTTGTAGCAGGAACTCACATCTGACGTGGAAGTTTAGGAGCTGTTTTAGCTATTTTGTCTTGTCAGATGCGTCAGAGGAAGTGCTTTTGTTGCTGCCTcgcatatttttttcttttttctttgaagaTAGCGAGCAGATTTCTACCAGTGTATTGACAGCTGGGTtcatttgtgtatttttcttctctttttaaccGAGTTCCTGATTTTTTGCATGTCAAAAATTTAATATGGTGTGTCCTAAAAAGGTATAAATTTGCTTCAGGCTTTTTATgacttctttctgtttttgtgtgtttgaaatGAGCTTTATACTGCTTTTACCCTCCAGGATACACAGGtatctctttttctctcctgaTGTTAATTTTGTCCATGCAATGCACAAATAGCTGTCAAGGTAAACAAACGTTGTGTGTCAAGAAGAAACACAAGCTTATAAAACAGTTTGTACACCAGGAGGGCTGCTGGTCTGCTGTCTTTAGTAATAACATGGAGGAATATTTTTAGCGTCTTAGCCTGGCACAGAATTAACACTAAGGCCCCAGAACAATGCGCCGTAtagggaggaggagaaagatacacagtgtttgtgtttcagagaAAATTACAGCTTACaattgttgattttctttttttcttggttgAACCCAGACGATAAATCATATATATGCAAATAGCTGCCCCACCCCcccatcattattattttctggCCTGTAACGGGTGATATGTTAAAATTATCCAACCAGCCAATGTCAGTCCAAAAACAGCAACTGTGCTGCACAAACCTTTTGCTGTTATTTTGGCTTAAAGTGCACAAACCCTCCCACACCGTGATACAATACTATTCAGCTTTATTTTCATAGTACCAattaacagcaacagtcaccACAAGGAGGTTTATATATTAAAGTAAAGGTCCTAtaatattagaaagaaacccCAACACCCCCtacgagcaagcacttggtgacagtgggaaggaaaatctacgttttaacaggaagaaacctccagcagaatcaAGCTTGGGGAGGGGGATACGCAAATCCCTGTGAAGTGTTTGGGGTGAGGGGaacatagaagaaaaaaaaacatagcaaTGTATAGGTAGCATACGTGACATGACTCAAGTCATGGTTTTgctttttgtattgttttttaagtatttcctgttttattttgcaatcACTGGAGTTTTAAACCTGTTGTCAGTTTTCCTTCCCGTGTTAGTCTTTCTTGCTTTGCCACCGTCCTCATTACTGCTTAATCTGCTGTGTTTcaagtgtttttttgtgtgtttttcatcaCACTCATAGTTAATCATTTGTATGTTTTGGCTCATTTTCTGGACCTGATGCTAACCTTGGTATCATCTCTGTGTGGACACAAAGTCTGCTTCTGTCAGCCTGCATTCAGGTTAATTACCAATAGCTTGTTAGCACTGACATTTTGTCAGCCACCCAACTGAGGACTTTATCCATACAAAGCCAGGTCTCCACTGATCAGACAATAGTAGGACCTGCTCCTGTGTGGCTGTTCGGCTTTGAGCTTTGTAAGTTAATTATTTATTGAGCTAGAAATTATCCAGAAAGAAGACGACACAATTGGCAAACAAATTGAGAAATTTTTCAATAATGTAGACAGCTAAATTCTAAAAGACAAAGAATCTTCATCTGAAAAACTTCAAATCAAATATGTTTGTGAAATCGAGTAGTAGAGTCTAATAAAACCAGCAGCTTGATCGTCAACAGTCAAATACAATTTATCAGTTCTTACAAACTCAGCAGTTATCCTTGGaacttttccctttttttgtttgttgttttctttgttgcaaACATTTAGGGCATAAGACTTTTGCTGTGTCATTGGGCCATTTGTCTTAATATCTCTCACCTTACTGGCCTTTGTGAGCTTCTTGATtttcatctctctctcactctattCATGCCtgttgtgtacacacacacacacatatatatatatatattaacctTTTTCTTCCTGGTTTGtccccattttttaaaatttcttctttcttcctcttttttgttCCCATGTCTGTCTTCCCCTTTTCTGGCTTTTACCTTTGTTATTTACTGTTTTGGTGCATTCTGTCTTTTATCTATCTTTATGTCTTCGTGGGATTTCTTCTTTGACCTTCATCATCTTCTCCCCCTCAacttcctctctgtcttttttcagGTTTGAAGAGGGGTGTGTGTTCCCAGATCAATCATTTCCCAGACGACGCAGACTATGACCAAGATGCTGCAGAGTATCTGCTGCgtgagtgacacacacacacacacacatacacacactctcttAGAAATACACaatgcacacaaacatgaaGAGAGACATTAGATAACCATACACTGGCAAACAGAACTGCACACACTACAGTCTCCATCACATGCGGATAGAAAGGACAGAAGGGGATGGTGGGCGGATATCAATGCACGGATGTCAGATTCAAGCAAAGCGTTCCTGAAGGTGTGTGTAAGTGTCTGTAtagagtgtgcatgtgtgtataaaTGCCCAGGTGCATGGGGTTGGGAGTCTGGGGGTGTGCAgaaagctgctgtttttttcacaGAGGAATTGAAAGAACAGCCTTCACTAATGGATTATTTTCAGCTCAGGATTCTGGTTTCACATCCTGCCTCCATTGTGATAGCAGATTCTGCTTCATACAGCCCTGAACCTTTTTGGTTTACAAAGTATATGTTCCAGCTTTATACGTTATGTAAAGACATCTATTTCTGTGACAGGTGCAGTGATACTATCTGAAATTCTCCTGTCTGCTTTTCTGCACTTCACAgtcctttttatttgttttttaataattgaAACTATTTTAAATTTAGAGTGAATGACAGTCCTGGGAGACATTAgatgggtttgttttgtttagtttagtttttacatatttttttttcttttttagttctAATAAAAACCCTATTTAATGAGAAAGGCCTGAGATGCTGCCCTGCCAcagcctgtccagggtgtacatGAATACACTGATGGATGGCTTCAGAtgcttaaaaacatgtttttggagATGCAGTTGTCAATTTGATCTTTCTTATTAGAATTTTCCCAGTTGATAacaattaatattttttattatatattaatcATActaaaggtgctctgttggactgACATCTGGCTGTGGAAGccatttgagtgcagtgaagtcattgtcatgttcaaggcGATTTCAGCTTTTTGACCTGGCACATTAGTGTGCTGGAAGCAGCAGCCAGAAGATGGGTACAGTGTGATCCTAAAGGagtggacatggtcagcaatcATCCTCAGGTAGATGGTGGTGTTGATATTaggctcagttggtactaaggaaTCCAAAGTGTGATTTGTATGTAGAAATAAATTGTAGCTTCATTCCTTTCCTGTTGGTAGCTGACAGcagtggcacccagtgtggccttctgctgctgtttcaaCGTTGTGTGTCAGAGATGCTCTGCTGCATGCCTGGGGTTTGACGAGTGGTTATTTGAATTGCTCAGCTCACCTTTTCACCCAGAGATCTGCTGCTCACtgctcattttatttaaatctttGAGATTGtcgtgtgggaaaatcccaaatGACCAGCAGTTTCTCAAAAATTCAAACCAACCCATCTGGAGCCAATAATTATGAAATATTCTTGTGGTATGTGAGtgactgattagatatttgtattaaaaagcagctgataCATAAAGTGGTTAGtgagtttaatttattttacagcTGAAACAGTGAAATTGTGTCTGTGGCCAAAAAAAGAGGTTATATCATGCTTATGTAGCAGATGGTGAGATGATGGCGTTGTTTCCTCAAAAAATAGCAGTCCACACAGATTCTCTTACAAATATTGGACTTATTATTGCAATGAAACCATCAACCACCAAATGTGGCTATACTGGCACCTAGAAGTGATCTCGTTTTAAAAACATATGTCTGGAGTTGAAGGTTTAAGGGATTTAACTGTGTAACGTTGTGATATGGCCATTTCAGTTTTGCAGTTGTTTCACATCTCTTACTCACTGATTCTATTTCTTTTTACTGGCTTTTTACTTTCACCCGCTGATTTGGAACAATTACTTATTAGGTTTAGGAAAAGAGTGTGATTGGAATTAAAAGGGTTAAGCACCAACTCTTTAAGGAGCTGAAAAAGACAtatatctgtttgtttgtttgtttgtttttagacaATATTTGATTGgttgtgtgtttagttttgaaaTGGTTGCAATCAGAGAGCCGCACATTAACTCCATGCACACAGACAACCACCagtgttttcaaaataaaacacaatttatatTCTTACTTGTGTTTCTCCTTTCATATCATCCTAGTGTATGTGTTGTTTCCCTGTCTCCAcctgtctttgtctttctttatccccttttatttagttttgcctgtttttgtttccttttgttgAGTCCTCTCACCACCATTACTGCAGGTACATTTTTGTCTTGTCTCATTGTGTGTTGcatgatgattttatttatttattttattttagcctTTTGAATGTCACGAGGAACAACAATCATCCCTTTGCCCTTTTAATGTCAGCCATTTCAGCATGGAAAATATTCACTGTTAGTTTTTAGAATCGTTAGAGATTTGGTTTACAGTTATCCTGTAAGTATCATTAACACTAATTTTCATGCAAAACAATATATCAATAGTTGACATTCATTTCTAACAAATGGAACTATATGCATGAGCCGTTATGCAATTGCAGGTTTGCAAAAATCGCACCAACAATTCATCACATAATCCGTGTTTTTTTCCCAAAGAGGTGAACGTTACTCACATGTGCATTTGACTTGTTAAAAAAATGAGACGTGAAATGTAACGTGCACGTCTGACAGATGCTTCTGTGAATGAATGGTTAtcacagcatttttcttttacctTCAGCTTCAGAGGCAAAGCTTTAGAAGTCACCTTGAAAATCTGAAAGCTCTGCTTTTCCACATATTCCTGCCTCAGATGGAGCTTTTCTTCTTCTATAACGTCTCTCTCTCATCACTTCTGTTTATAGCTATGAAGCATCTGCAGAAGGATGTACTGAAAAGGATTTTTATATAATTCAGCCTTTTCCAGCAAAATTGGCGATTGTGCGCTCTTGCTGAGGAGCTGTGGCTACTGTATTTGTAACAAGGAATTATtcatttagtttcattttacGGCGTAAAAATCATCATATTCCCCATAACTTTTATTATCTCacaatttgaaaagaaaaattagCTTTCTTCTCTAGTTTTAAGAagacatgccatctaactattTTTATTTAGTCTTGAAAAAACTCGGGGACTCAAAAGACATTATGTGCcatataaaatataatgtaGGAAACATATAAAAAGACATCTGCTGTTCCACAGCCAATTTGTAGTGTCAGCTGTGCCAAGCCTTGGTAACACTTTTATTCCTCAGAAGTGTCACAAGGCTGTTAACTTTGCACCTTCAAATGGTGTTGAACCTCAAGAAGAAAACGCATTAATGAACCACTATTAGAAAAGTACAGACTCAGTCGTATATCAGATGCAAGTGCACAGACTGTAAACAACAGCACTGCAGCCAAAACGATGATGCTCTCATCTGCTGTCTCCTGCAGGTGTGGTGAGAGCTTCCAGCATCTTCCCCATCCTCAGTGCCATATTGCTTCTTCTGGGTGGAGTGTGTGTTGCTTCCAGCGGATTCTATAAAAGCAAAAGGAACATTATTCTCGGCGGAGGGATTCTCTTTGTAGCTGCAGGTAAGACTGCAGCTTTACTGTGGTTTGGGAAAAGAAATCTATATTTCCAGtcagagtttgaaaagaagATTTTGTTTGAAGGTATGTTTGCTACATTTTTTATTAACACTAAAATGGGCAGTTTATATTTTACCCCTGGCTGACTTTGTAATCCCTAACAGATACCCGTGTCCTTAAAATCTCTGTATTCTGTTACTAAAAAGAATTTCTGAACACTTgatgcttctttttttattatattcatGTAGCATGAGCCATGAAACACAACCTAGCATATACATTCTACAGCTTAAGATAATCTGCAGTGCCCATACCAGGATGAACCTATATCTATCAGTCGTATAGTTAGATTAATCTCCTTATGTATGATATGCAGATTGACTGTCATACTGTGCTTGCCTACTCTCTGTGTAATTGAAAGGAGGCACTTCCAGAAAGCCTGCCTGCAAAACAATTTAATGAACCAGCAGGTTAATTTGACTCAGAGGAGCACTTAGAAGTCTTGTATCTTTCTTTAGGCCTCAGCAACATCATTGGAGTGATCGTGTACATCTCAGCAGCACTGAGCGACATCTCCCCCAAGAAGGATGAGGATAAGAAGTGGCATTATTCCTACGGGTGGTCATTCTACTTCGGCGGTCTGTCCTTCATCCTGGCCGAGATGGTCGGCGTGCTCGCTGTCAATATCTACATCGAGAAGAACAAGGAGCTCCGTTGCCGCTCTCGCACTGACCTCTTCAAGAGCACAACGCACGCCATGCTTCGTCTGCCCAGCTACCGTTTCAGACGGCGTTCACGCTCCAGCTCACGCTCCACTGACCCGCCGCGTTCGCAGGAGACCTCGCCCGTTGGAGCTTCCAAGACCTTCAGCTTGCCACCATCTGCACCACCATTCTCTGTGGCCACTCTGCCCAACCCCCACCACACCAGCAGCAGTGGGAGCGGAGGAGGTGGTGACATCTCCATGTACACCCTCTCAAGGGACTCCAAGCTAGGCAGCCTCGGAGGAGGTGCCCCACCTCTCTACGGCACGGTGGACCGTGCCACGCTCTACCAGCTCCACAACTACTTCCCAAAAGATTCCAGCGGCAGCGgcagtggtggaggaggagcgggaggaggaggaggaggagcagtgaTAAGCAGCAGCACGCTCCCTTCCCACTCCAAGTCCAACTTGGCAGCGGCGGCAGCTGTAGCCCAGAACGCAGCACCGCTGAATACCTCCAcatcagctgctccaaccacccAGCCAGCCCCGATATCTACAGCCACCATGGAGCGGGACAGGGGCAACGTGGGAACCCTGGACCGACTGACAGCTAAAAGGGACCGGGATAGCAACTCAGATACACTAAACAGGAAAACGACACCAGTTTAAACTCAGAGAGAGCGGAGAGGAAAAATAGAGATGGAATTTAGAGAGGAAGAGTAGGGCTGTAAATGTGTGGGTGGCACGTCAACAATAAGGTTTCTGTCCTTGAGCCTGAGGTATCTAGCTGCCATAAATATTACTAATGTTATAAACAGTCATCAAACATCTGATGCTAAGAGCAAATTCATGACAGCTGCCTTAAAAATTGTCATGACTTTGAAACCTGTTTTGTTAATTGCACAGCAGGGGTACAGTCGAGGATTCgggaaatgtttcttttctctgtttttgattTCTGAATTACTCACTAAATCATAGAGATACAAAACTCCCAGATGTGTAATAAAACAGCCTCCCAATGCAGCAGTTAGGCGCCTTGCCGAGGAGGCAGGGGAGCTCTTTCGTTATTTATTTCCCT contains:
- the cacng8a gene encoding calcium channel, voltage-dependent, gamma subunit 8a, with amino-acid sequence MEAKGRNMPSDISFLPRPAMVWCERGIQVLLTTMGAFAAFALMTVAIGTDYWLYARAFICNSTANSSQEDSNNKDKKDPGALTHSGLWRICCLEGLKRGVCSQINHFPDDADYDQDAAEYLLRVVRASSIFPILSAILLLLGGVCVASSGFYKSKRNIILGGGILFVAAGLSNIIGVIVYISAALSDISPKKDEDKKWHYSYGWSFYFGGLSFILAEMVGVLAVNIYIEKNKELRCRSRTDLFKSTTHAMLRLPSYRFRRRSRSSSRSTDPPRSQETSPVGASKTFSLPPSAPPFSVATLPNPHHTSSSGSGGGGDISMYTLSRDSKLGSLGGGAPPLYGTVDRATLYQLHNYFPKDSSGSGSGGGGAGGGGGGAVISSSTLPSHSKSNLAAAAAVAQNAAPLNTSTSAAPTTQPAPISTATMERDRGNVGTLDRLTAKRDRDSNSDTLNRKTTPV